Proteins from one Pelorhabdus rhamnosifermentans genomic window:
- a CDS encoding pyruvate, water dikinase regulatory protein has translation MEVKTITRYSHCIAVIYVLSDSIGETGEVVVKAASSQFDSGQFDIRRVPYISTTKEIDEALKEAAQVDAAVAYTLVTPELKKYLEVTADKLQLVCVDIMGPVMVMLEDVTKLVPKNQPGLIRKIDEAYFNRIESIEFAVKFDDGKEPRGILKADIVFTGVSRTSKTPLCMYMAHKGFKAANVPLVPESPIPEELFKVPVQKIIGLTIKPMQLYEIRKERLKSMKLSAMTDYANLERILAELEYAARIMKKIGCPVIDVTNKAVEETAAMIMEIYRKGEK, from the coding sequence ATGGAGGTGAAAACGATTACACGCTATTCGCATTGTATCGCCGTTATTTATGTGCTATCCGATTCCATCGGGGAGACAGGCGAGGTGGTGGTAAAAGCCGCATCAAGCCAGTTTGACTCAGGGCAATTCGATATTCGACGTGTTCCTTACATAAGTACGACAAAAGAGATTGATGAGGCGCTAAAAGAAGCGGCTCAGGTTGATGCGGCTGTGGCTTATACGCTTGTAACACCGGAACTCAAAAAATACTTGGAAGTAACAGCAGATAAACTTCAGTTAGTTTGTGTGGACATTATGGGGCCTGTCATGGTAATGCTGGAGGATGTTACCAAGCTGGTACCAAAAAATCAACCTGGCTTAATTCGGAAAATTGACGAAGCCTATTTTAATCGCATTGAATCCATTGAATTTGCCGTGAAATTTGATGACGGCAAAGAACCGCGCGGGATTTTGAAGGCTGATATTGTTTTTACCGGCGTATCGCGTACATCGAAAACCCCCTTATGCATGTACATGGCTCATAAGGGATTTAAGGCGGCCAATGTGCCCCTTGTGCCTGAATCACCCATTCCGGAAGAATTGTTTAAAGTACCTGTGCAAAAGATTATTGGTCTTACTATTAAGCCTATGCAGCTTTATGAAATTCGCAAGGAAAGACTTAAGTCCATGAAGCTGTCGGCCATGACGGATTATGCGAATTTAGAACGGATTTTAGCTGAGTTGGAGTATGCCGCAAGGATAATGAAAAAGATTGGCTGTCCCGTCATTGACGTGACAAATAAAGCTGTTGAAGAGACGGCAGCAATGATTATGGAGATTTATCGGAAGGGGGAAAAGTAA
- the ppdK gene encoding pyruvate, phosphate dikinase gives MKKYVYLFQEGRADMKALLGGKGANLAEMTNIGLPVPTGMTITTEACNAYYQAGGKLPDGLSDEIKQNLAIVEEKSGKKLGNLADPLLVSVRSGAMFSMPGMMDTILNLGLNEQTVESVAKITGSQVFAYDSYRRFIQMFSDVVLEIPKYEFEHILASHKEKQGVKYDQELTEESLRAIIEDYQQLVWDKTGKPFPEEPLKQLFMAIEAVFRSWNNDRAIVYRNLNKISHDLGTAVNIQTMVFGNRGDTSGTGVAFTRNPSTGENVLYGEYLTNAQGEDVVAGIRTPQPIAKLADEMPEIYKQFAAIARQLESHYKNMQDIEFTVEQGTLYILQTRNGKRTAAAAVKVAYDMVDSGLIDKKDALLLVEPNQLDQLLHRGIDDSVKLDVIATGLPASPGAASGQVVFDADEAEKWAKNGSQVLLVRNETTPDDIHGIVAAQGVLTSRGGMTSHAAVVARGMGKPCVCGCDAIRIDYAKKEFTVGNTTVAQGDIISIDGATGRVIVGAVPMREPTLSSEYLTVLEWADSFKKLTVRANADTPEDALKAREFGAQGIGLTRTEHMFMGQDRLPYVQQMILAETLDERQAALDHLLPMQEGDFYGILKAMDGYPVTIRLLDPPLHEFLPSLEELLVETTELRVRGNNPALLEEKSQLLKKVRSLQEFNPMLGHRGCRLGLTYPEIYDMQMKAIFQAVARLVKEGYTVIPEIEIPLPIDVKEMRFFIERMAVLADEVKQAAGVDFSYTAGSMIELPRAALLADEIAEVAEFFSFGTNDLTQTTLGFSRDDAEGKFLSQYIQHKIFKESPFIALDREGVGKLMKIAVAGGRKTRPNMTIGICGEHGGEPSSVEFCHEIGLDYVSCSPYRVPVARLAAAQAAISTGENIGTR, from the coding sequence ATGAAAAAGTACGTTTATTTGTTCCAGGAGGGCCGGGCGGACATGAAGGCGCTGCTAGGCGGCAAAGGGGCTAATCTGGCCGAGATGACGAATATAGGTCTGCCTGTGCCGACAGGCATGACTATTACGACAGAAGCTTGCAATGCCTATTATCAGGCTGGAGGTAAACTTCCGGATGGTCTCAGTGATGAAATTAAGCAAAATCTTGCAATTGTGGAGGAGAAGAGCGGCAAGAAATTGGGTAATCTAGCTGATCCCTTACTTGTATCTGTTCGTTCGGGTGCTATGTTTTCTATGCCAGGCATGATGGATACGATTCTCAATCTGGGGCTGAATGAGCAGACCGTTGAGAGTGTAGCTAAGATTACGGGAAGTCAGGTCTTTGCTTATGACTCCTATCGTCGGTTTATCCAGATGTTTAGTGATGTTGTTCTGGAAATTCCAAAGTATGAATTTGAACATATCTTAGCTTCCCATAAGGAAAAGCAAGGTGTTAAATATGATCAGGAGCTGACGGAAGAGTCTTTACGGGCCATTATTGAGGATTACCAGCAGCTTGTGTGGGATAAAACAGGGAAGCCTTTCCCTGAAGAGCCGCTTAAACAGCTATTTATGGCTATTGAAGCAGTTTTTCGCTCTTGGAATAATGATCGGGCTATTGTTTATCGTAATCTGAATAAAATTTCTCATGACTTGGGTACGGCTGTTAATATTCAGACCATGGTATTTGGCAATCGCGGTGATACTTCCGGTACCGGTGTGGCCTTCACGCGTAATCCTTCGACAGGGGAAAACGTCCTTTATGGCGAATATCTGACAAACGCGCAGGGCGAAGATGTGGTGGCTGGCATTCGGACGCCTCAACCTATTGCTAAGCTTGCTGATGAGATGCCGGAAATTTACAAGCAGTTTGCTGCTATTGCGCGTCAATTGGAAAGTCATTACAAAAACATGCAGGACATTGAGTTTACAGTGGAACAAGGTACTCTTTATATCCTTCAGACGCGTAATGGCAAACGAACGGCTGCTGCTGCCGTTAAGGTGGCCTATGACATGGTGGATTCGGGATTAATTGATAAGAAAGATGCCTTGTTGCTTGTGGAGCCGAATCAGTTGGATCAACTATTGCATCGGGGCATTGATGATTCAGTCAAGCTTGATGTTATTGCGACGGGGCTTCCTGCTTCGCCTGGTGCCGCATCCGGGCAGGTCGTGTTTGATGCTGATGAAGCGGAAAAATGGGCGAAGAATGGCAGCCAAGTGCTGCTTGTTCGCAATGAGACGACACCGGATGATATTCATGGCATTGTGGCAGCGCAAGGCGTTCTGACTAGCCGGGGCGGTATGACAAGTCATGCGGCTGTTGTAGCCCGCGGCATGGGGAAACCTTGTGTATGCGGCTGCGATGCCATTCGTATTGATTATGCTAAAAAGGAATTTACTGTCGGCAATACGACAGTGGCTCAGGGAGATATCATTTCGATTGACGGTGCAACAGGCCGGGTTATTGTGGGTGCCGTTCCGATGCGTGAGCCAACCTTGTCGTCGGAGTATCTGACTGTTCTCGAATGGGCCGATTCTTTTAAAAAACTGACTGTCAGGGCCAATGCCGATACGCCGGAAGATGCGCTTAAAGCGCGTGAATTCGGTGCCCAGGGCATTGGATTGACACGGACAGAGCATATGTTTATGGGACAGGATCGTTTGCCTTATGTGCAGCAAATGATTTTGGCTGAAACGCTTGACGAACGGCAGGCGGCATTGGATCATCTGCTACCGATGCAGGAAGGCGATTTCTATGGAATTTTGAAGGCCATGGACGGCTATCCGGTGACGATTCGGCTCTTGGACCCGCCGTTACATGAATTTTTGCCGAGCCTGGAAGAATTGCTTGTCGAGACAACGGAACTACGGGTACGCGGGAATAATCCGGCGTTGCTGGAAGAAAAGAGCCAGCTGTTAAAGAAGGTGCGCAGCCTTCAGGAATTCAATCCCATGCTGGGGCATCGCGGCTGCCGTCTCGGACTCACTTATCCGGAAATTTACGATATGCAGATGAAGGCCATTTTCCAGGCTGTAGCCCGGCTTGTCAAGGAAGGTTACACAGTGATACCTGAAATTGAAATTCCCCTGCCTATTGATGTGAAGGAAATGCGGTTCTTTATAGAACGTATGGCCGTTCTTGCTGACGAAGTAAAACAGGCGGCAGGCGTTGATTTTTCTTACACGGCGGGTTCCATGATTGAGCTGCCCCGTGCAGCACTGCTTGCGGATGAGATTGCCGAGGTGGCTGAGTTCTTCAGCTTTGGTACGAATGACCTGACACAGACGACGCTGGGCTTTAGCCGTGACGATGCGGAAGGCAAATTCCTGTCGCAGTATATTCAGCATAAAATTTTCAAAGAAAGTCCCTTTATTGCTCTTGACCGCGAGGGCGTCGGTAAGCTGATGAAGATTGCTGTCGCCGGGGGTCGCAAGACTCGCCCGAATATGACGATTGGTATTTGCGGTGAACACGGCGGCGAGCCGAGCTCCGTAGAATTTTGCCATGAAATTGGCCTCGATTATGTAAGCTGCTCGCCTTATCGCGTACCTGTTGCCCGCTTAGCTGCCGCTCAGGCCGCCATTAGCACGGGGGAGAATATCGGAACAAGATAA
- a CDS encoding type II toxin-antitoxin system RelE/ParE family toxin — translation MFEIRYLPWARKDLTAITTYIADYLKAPKAAIDLLDALDQSIFRLEQFPYSCKVYQPIKVLEDEYRLLSVQNYAVFYVVKEQVVEIHRVVYAKMNLSKIIK, via the coding sequence ATGTTTGAAATCAGATATTTGCCTTGGGCAAGGAAAGATTTAACAGCTATTACAACCTACATTGCAGATTATCTAAAAGCACCAAAAGCAGCAATAGATTTGTTAGATGCACTAGATCAATCGATATTCAGACTTGAACAGTTTCCCTATTCCTGCAAGGTATATCAACCGATCAAAGTATTGGAAGATGAATACAGGCTTTTATCCGTCCAGAATTATGCTGTTTTCTATGTGGTCAAAGAACAGGTTGTTGAAATTCATCGGGTCGTCTATGCCAAAATGAATTTGAGCAAAATTATAAAGTAA
- a CDS encoding type II toxin-antitoxin system Phd/YefM family antitoxin yields MPQIRPVSDLRNNFADISRIVHETAEPVFLTKNGYGDMVVMSMEAFERHQFESEVYFKLKEAELEAKTTNKRYSHKEVFDELRAKLSEGSNSDNV; encoded by the coding sequence ATGCCCCAGATTAGACCTGTATCAGATTTAAGAAATAACTTTGCTGACATTTCAAGGATTGTTCATGAAACTGCTGAGCCAGTGTTCCTGACCAAAAATGGTTATGGAGACATGGTTGTTATGAGCATGGAAGCCTTTGAACGTCACCAATTTGAAAGTGAAGTTTATTTCAAATTAAAAGAAGCTGAACTGGAAGCCAAAACAACAAATAAGCGATATTCGCACAAAGAAGTGTTTGATGAATTAAGAGCAAAACTTTCTGAAGGGTCGAACTCTGATAATGTTTGA
- a CDS encoding sugar-binding transcriptional regulator — MDIEKQRLSIEAARLYYQADYSQQQIATQLGVSRPTVSRLLQYAKEQGYVRVDIIDPLEDLGVLAKKLKKKYQLETVQVCYAPINEYEEIRKNIGKKAVEFLGEIVQDGDIIGVTWGMTMYSVALNLMPKEVKGVEVVQLKGGVSHSKINTYAAETVILFAEAFKTVARYLPLPVIFESADIKQLVEQDRHIQRIIEMGKQANIAVFTVGTVKEDALLSRLGYFTKEEWKLLQHTGVGDICSRFIDAQGNLCSEEINNRTVGIALSELHKKEKSILVAGGLRKIEAIRAALAGKYANMLVTDKFTAKALLE, encoded by the coding sequence ATGGATATTGAAAAACAACGGTTAAGTATCGAAGCAGCAAGACTTTACTATCAAGCTGATTATAGTCAGCAACAAATTGCTACACAATTGGGGGTGTCGCGCCCCACGGTCTCACGATTGTTGCAGTATGCTAAGGAACAAGGCTACGTTCGGGTTGATATTATCGATCCGCTTGAAGATCTTGGTGTGTTGGCAAAAAAACTCAAAAAAAAATACCAGCTTGAAACTGTACAAGTGTGTTATGCGCCCATAAATGAATATGAAGAAATAAGAAAGAATATCGGTAAGAAGGCTGTCGAGTTTCTAGGTGAAATTGTTCAAGATGGTGATATCATTGGTGTCACTTGGGGGATGACGATGTATTCTGTGGCACTCAATCTTATGCCAAAGGAAGTCAAGGGTGTTGAGGTTGTACAATTAAAAGGTGGAGTGAGTCATTCCAAAATTAATACCTATGCTGCAGAAACGGTAATTTTATTTGCTGAAGCATTTAAGACGGTGGCTCGTTATTTGCCGCTCCCGGTTATTTTTGAAAGTGCCGACATCAAGCAACTGGTCGAACAAGATCGGCACATCCAACGAATCATCGAAATGGGAAAACAAGCGAATATTGCAGTTTTTACAGTGGGGACGGTAAAAGAAGACGCACTTTTATCTCGACTCGGCTATTTTACGAAAGAAGAATGGAAATTACTGCAGCACACGGGAGTTGGTGATATTTGTTCCCGATTTATTGATGCACAAGGAAATCTATGTAGTGAAGAAATTAATAATCGTACTGTCGGTATCGCTTTATCGGAACTGCACAAGAAAGAGAAATCTATTTTAGTTGCTGGTGGATTGCGGAAAATTGAAGCGATTCGAGCTGCACTTGCTGGCAAATATGCGAATATGCTTGTTACTGACAAATTTACTGCGAAGGCATTATTAGAGTAA
- the deoC gene encoding deoxyribose-phosphate aldolase, producing the protein MNLAAMIDHTLLRADANKRDIENLIAEAKKYEFASVCINSTWVEFAAQQLAGTKVKVCTVIGFPLGATTSESKAFEAKDAIAKGATEVDMVINIGALKDGDSVLVEKDVKAVAEAAKGKALVKVIIETCLLSEEEKICACELAVKAGADFVKTSTGFSTGGATLEDVRLMRKIVGEHVGVKASGGVRSLDDMKKMIAAGATRIGTSSGVKIIEG; encoded by the coding sequence ATGAATTTAGCAGCGATGATTGATCACACATTATTAAGGGCAGATGCGAATAAAAGAGATATTGAGAATTTAATAGCCGAAGCCAAAAAATATGAATTTGCTTCGGTGTGTATCAATTCCACTTGGGTAGAATTTGCAGCTCAGCAATTGGCGGGTACAAAAGTCAAGGTTTGCACGGTGATTGGTTTTCCTCTGGGAGCAACAACTTCTGAATCAAAAGCTTTTGAAGCGAAAGACGCCATTGCCAAAGGTGCCACGGAAGTAGACATGGTCATCAATATTGGGGCCTTAAAAGACGGCGATTCCGTCCTTGTGGAAAAGGACGTGAAAGCGGTTGCTGAGGCAGCCAAGGGGAAAGCTCTGGTTAAGGTGATTATCGAAACTTGTTTATTATCCGAGGAGGAAAAAATTTGTGCCTGTGAATTGGCTGTGAAGGCCGGGGCTGACTTTGTAAAAACTTCTACTGGTTTTTCTACTGGCGGAGCAACTCTTGAAGATGTGAGACTGATGCGCAAAATCGTCGGTGAACATGTTGGCGTGAAAGCTTCGGGTGGTGTTCGCAGTCTGGATGATATGAAAAAAATGATTGCTGCAGGTGCAACAAGAATTGGTACCAGTTCAGGTGTGAAAATAATCGAAGGGTAG
- a CDS encoding cytidine deaminase has product MKDQLIQAAKEARENAYAPYSNFLVGAAVYTSSHKIYRGCNIENASYGLTNCAERTAIFKAVSEGEHKIEAIAVVGDTEGPLFPCGACRQVMAEFCDQDTKIYLANLHGNTEEWTMDQLLPGAFRAGDMEKNKG; this is encoded by the coding sequence GTGAAAGACCAATTGATTCAAGCGGCAAAGGAAGCGCGTGAAAATGCTTATGCGCCATATTCTAATTTTTTGGTAGGCGCAGCGGTGTATACGAGCAGCCACAAGATTTATCGGGGGTGTAATATTGAAAATGCATCTTACGGATTAACGAATTGTGCCGAGCGGACAGCTATTTTTAAAGCTGTTTCTGAAGGTGAACATAAGATCGAAGCGATTGCTGTTGTAGGCGATACGGAAGGACCGCTTTTTCCTTGCGGGGCCTGTCGTCAAGTGATGGCAGAATTCTGTGATCAAGACACGAAGATTTATTTGGCCAATTTACATGGCAATACGGAGGAATGGACGATGGATCAATTGCTGCCTGGCGCTTTCCGGGCGGGTGATATGGAAAAAAATAAGGGGTGA
- a CDS encoding NupC/NupG family nucleoside CNT transporter, with amino-acid sequence MQYLIAVLGFIVTFFLAYIVSNDKKKICYRPLVMMVGLQIVLAFVLLNTGVGEFLIRGFATTFEKLIAFAMEGIGFVFGSIAKEGQVAFFFSVLLPIVFISVLIGILQYIRVLPLFIMYSGLILSKINGMGKLESYNAVASAVLGQSEVFISLKKQIGLLPEHRLYTLCASAMSTVSMSIVGAYMKMIEPRCVVVALVLNLFGGFIISSIINPYSVAEDDVLQVREEAKQSFFEMLGEYIMDGFKVAVIVAAMLIGFIALIAMINAIFKGILGISFQELLGYIFAPLAFIIGVPLQDIVPAGSIMATKLVSNEFVAMIDLSRNANLSGRTVEIVSVFLVSFANFSSIGIITGAVKALHEKQGNVVARFGLRLVYGATLVSVLSATIAGLFI; translated from the coding sequence ATGCAATATTTAATAGCAGTTCTAGGATTCATTGTTACATTTTTTCTCGCCTATATTGTAAGCAATGACAAGAAAAAGATCTGTTATCGTCCGCTTGTCATGATGGTGGGGTTGCAGATCGTTTTAGCATTTGTATTATTAAATACCGGAGTAGGCGAGTTTCTTATCAGAGGATTTGCCACCACTTTTGAAAAATTAATTGCTTTTGCCATGGAGGGTATCGGCTTTGTTTTTGGCAGCATTGCGAAAGAAGGCCAAGTCGCATTTTTCTTCTCAGTATTGCTGCCGATTGTATTTATTTCAGTGTTGATTGGAATTTTGCAATATATCAGAGTTTTACCATTATTCATTATGTATAGTGGATTGATTTTAAGTAAAATTAATGGTATGGGAAAGTTAGAATCCTATAATGCTGTAGCTTCGGCTGTTTTAGGGCAGTCAGAAGTTTTTATTTCCTTAAAAAAACAAATTGGTTTGCTGCCTGAGCATCGTTTATACACTTTGTGTGCTTCAGCCATGTCGACGGTGTCCATGTCTATTGTTGGGGCTTATATGAAGATGATTGAACCTAGGTGTGTCGTGGTAGCGTTAGTGCTCAATTTATTTGGTGGATTTATCATCTCGTCGATTATTAATCCTTATAGTGTAGCAGAAGATGATGTTTTGCAAGTGCGGGAAGAAGCTAAGCAATCTTTTTTTGAAATGCTTGGTGAATATATTATGGATGGTTTCAAAGTAGCCGTTATTGTGGCAGCCATGTTGATTGGATTTATTGCTTTAATTGCGATGATCAATGCAATTTTTAAAGGAATTTTAGGTATCTCGTTCCAAGAACTATTGGGTTATATTTTTGCTCCACTTGCTTTTATTATTGGCGTACCGCTGCAAGATATCGTGCCAGCCGGAAGTATTATGGCGACCAAACTAGTGTCCAATGAATTTGTAGCTATGATTGATTTGTCACGAAATGCCAATCTTTCGGGTCGGACAGTAGAAATTGTTTCGGTATTCCTAGTATCTTTTGCCAACTTTTCATCTATCGGAATTATTACCGGTGCAGTGAAAGCCTTGCATGAAAAACAAGGTAATGTAGTGGCGCGTTTCGGGTTACGATTGGTTTATGGGGCAACTTTAGTCAGTGTATTGTCGGCAACGATTGCCGGATTATTTATTTAG
- the deoB gene encoding phosphopentomutase, translating to MKAIKFKRIHLVVMDSVGIGEAPDAAKFNDFGVDTLGHIVRECGGLKMPNMERLGFFNIRKIQGTQSVARPLAYYTKMQEASRGKDTLTGHWEMMGLYLDTPFRVFADGFPADLIKRIEEKTGRKVIGNKPASGTEIIKELGAEHMKTGALIVYTSADSVLQIAAHESVVPLQELYEICAFCRKITLDDPYRLGRIIARPFVGEPGNFTRTANRHDYALKPFDRTVMNELKDAHYDVIALGKIADIYDGEGVTKAIRTLSNMDGMDKWIANFDEEFTGISFLNLVDFDASYGHRRDPRGYGKALEEYDARLPEVLAKMTKEDLLIITADHGNDPTYRGTDHTREYVPLLVYSHRFALGKELPMRTTFSDIGATVAENFQVKRPAYGTSFFVDLQ from the coding sequence ATGAAAGCAATAAAATTTAAACGAATTCATTTAGTTGTAATGGATTCTGTCGGAATTGGAGAAGCACCTGATGCAGCAAAATTCAATGATTTTGGTGTCGATACTTTGGGACATATTGTGCGGGAATGCGGCGGATTAAAGATGCCAAATATGGAGCGACTGGGATTTTTTAATATTCGTAAGATTCAAGGGACGCAATCAGTCGCCCGGCCTTTGGCCTATTACACGAAAATGCAGGAAGCATCGCGGGGCAAAGATACACTGACAGGGCATTGGGAGATGATGGGCCTTTATCTGGATACACCCTTCCGGGTATTTGCTGATGGATTTCCAGCAGATTTAATTAAGCGTATCGAAGAAAAAACTGGCCGCAAGGTGATTGGCAACAAGCCGGCAAGTGGAACGGAAATTATCAAAGAACTGGGTGCCGAGCACATGAAAACAGGGGCACTCATCGTTTATACATCAGCTGATTCAGTTTTGCAAATTGCCGCCCATGAATCAGTAGTTCCCTTACAAGAGCTCTATGAAATTTGCGCATTTTGCCGAAAGATTACCCTGGATGATCCTTACCGGTTAGGTCGGATTATTGCCCGCCCTTTTGTGGGGGAACCCGGTAACTTTACCCGTACTGCCAATCGTCATGACTATGCGCTGAAACCGTTTGACCGTACCGTAATGAATGAGTTAAAGGATGCTCACTATGATGTCATCGCCCTTGGCAAAATTGCCGATATTTATGATGGCGAGGGAGTAACCAAAGCTATTCGGACCTTGTCGAATATGGATGGCATGGACAAATGGATTGCCAATTTTGATGAAGAATTTACGGGTATTAGTTTTCTGAACTTGGTGGATTTTGATGCTTCTTACGGACATCGGCGTGATCCTCGGGGCTACGGAAAAGCCTTGGAGGAATATGATGCTCGCCTGCCGGAGGTATTGGCCAAGATGACGAAGGAGGATTTACTGATTATTACGGCTGATCACGGGAATGATCCAACTTATCGCGGCACCGATCATACTCGGGAATATGTACCTTTATTGGTGTATTCGCACCGCTTTGCGCTGGGGAAGGAATTGCCGATGCGGACAACTTTTTCCGATATCGGTGCGACGGTGGCCGAGAATTTTCAGGTGAAAAGGCCGGCATACGGAACAAGCTTTTTTGTGGACTTGCAATAA
- a CDS encoding pyrimidine-nucleoside phosphorylase, whose product MRMVDLIEKKRDGKELTTEEISFIIEGFTKDEIPDYQMSAFAMAVFFQDMTERERADLTMAMVHSGDTIDLSTIEGIKVDKHSTGGVGDTTTLVLAPLVAALGIPVAKMSGRGLGHTGGTIDKLESIQGFHVEISKEEFINLVNKAKIAVVGQTGNLTPADKKLYALRDVTATVNSIPLIASSIMSKKIAAGSDAIVLDVKTGAGAFMKTLEDAKELAHAMVSIGNHVGRKTMAVISDMSQPLGFAIGNALEVKEAIDTLQGKGPKDLEELCLALGRQMVYLANKADSLEQAEQMLKEVIQSGKALAKFKEFIANQGGDASIVDHTEKLPQAAYLIEVPAKKTGVVAEIVADAIGTAAMLLGAGRATKESKIDLAVGLMLNKKVGDQVKSGESLVTIHSNRPNVDDVLKKIYGNIHIADQGQSPVLIHGIVTE is encoded by the coding sequence ATGCGAATGGTAGATTTGATTGAAAAGAAACGTGATGGCAAGGAATTAACAACCGAAGAAATATCTTTTATTATTGAAGGTTTTACCAAGGACGAAATTCCTGATTATCAAATGAGTGCATTTGCCATGGCTGTTTTTTTTCAAGATATGACGGAACGTGAACGGGCAGATCTAACGATGGCGATGGTTCATTCCGGGGATACGATTGATTTATCTACTATCGAAGGAATAAAAGTGGATAAACATTCAACAGGAGGCGTTGGTGATACGACAACATTGGTACTTGCGCCGCTCGTAGCAGCTTTGGGTATTCCGGTTGCTAAAATGTCAGGACGTGGCCTTGGACATACCGGTGGAACAATTGATAAACTCGAGTCAATCCAGGGTTTTCATGTGGAAATTAGTAAAGAAGAGTTTATCAATCTAGTTAATAAAGCTAAAATTGCTGTTGTTGGACAAACAGGCAACTTAACACCGGCAGATAAGAAACTTTATGCTTTGCGTGATGTCACGGCTACTGTTAATTCAATTCCACTTATTGCCAGTTCGATTATGAGTAAAAAGATTGCTGCCGGATCAGATGCGATTGTTTTAGATGTAAAAACCGGGGCTGGCGCATTTATGAAAACGCTAGAAGATGCCAAAGAATTGGCACATGCCATGGTCAGCATTGGCAACCATGTGGGACGTAAAACAATGGCTGTTATTTCTGATATGAGCCAGCCTCTCGGCTTTGCCATCGGGAATGCTCTTGAAGTGAAGGAAGCCATTGATACTTTACAAGGCAAAGGTCCAAAGGACTTAGAAGAACTTTGTCTGGCGCTTGGTCGGCAAATGGTGTATTTGGCTAATAAAGCGGATTCGCTGGAGCAAGCAGAGCAAATGTTGAAAGAAGTCATCCAGAGTGGCAAGGCGCTAGCAAAATTTAAGGAGTTCATAGCTAATCAGGGTGGGGACGCTTCGATCGTAGATCATACTGAAAAATTGCCGCAAGCTGCTTATTTGATTGAAGTACCGGCTAAAAAGACGGGTGTGGTGGCAGAAATTGTTGCCGATGCCATTGGAACGGCTGCCATGCTTCTGGGAGCAGGGCGTGCGACAAAAGAATCAAAGATTGATCTGGCTGTAGGCTTAATGCTGAATAAAAAAGTGGGTGATCAGGTGAAAAGCGGTGAGTCTCTTGTAACTATTCACTCGAACCGTCCCAATGTTGACGATGTGCTCAAGAAAATTTACGGAAATATCCACATTGCAGATCAGGGACAATCGCCCGTGCTTATACACGGCATTGTAACAGAATAA
- a CDS encoding helix-turn-helix domain-containing protein: protein MITYTLKDKRKLKGMTQKQLSIYSGVSKSMISAIENESRNPTVFVLCQLARGLGVDIKELYKDQR, encoded by the coding sequence ATGATTACGTATACGTTGAAAGATAAGCGTAAGTTGAAAGGAATGACACAAAAACAATTATCGATATATTCTGGGGTGAGTAAAAGTATGATTAGTGCTATTGAAAATGAGAGCAGAAACCCTACCGTATTTGTACTATGCCAATTAGCACGTGGATTAGGGGTTGACATCAAAGAACTTTATAAAGATCAACGATGA